Proteins co-encoded in one Stomoxys calcitrans chromosome 5, idStoCalc2.1, whole genome shotgun sequence genomic window:
- the LOC106083996 gene encoding uncharacterized protein LOC106083996 isoform X1, with protein sequence MAAMVNMTSLLNGKDSRWLQLEVCREFQRNKCSRQDTECKFAHPPANVEVQNGKVTACYDSIKGRCNRDKPPCKYFHPPQHLKDQLLINGRNHLALKNALMQQMGIAPGQPVIPGQVPAVATNPYLTGIPANTYSPYFAPGHLVPALLGPDPSAVASQLGPVVPQAVQVAQQKIPRSDRLEVCREFVRGACKRAESECRFAHPQDTVARHDDGSITVCMDAVKGRCTRDPCRYFHPPLHLQAQLKAAHSRATAVAAAAATAPVSVSAATLSHHHQQQQHHLHQQQLQHHLQQQQQQTTTTTTTNTLNGSALMATQQQQQQQPHHQQQQQQQTNMANAAAAAAAANAAAVAAMSLGQQHPLEVGKKRAADTDMFQLMDVKAVGSFYYENFAYSGMVPIKRPAAEKSGIPVYPGATTYQQLMQLQQPFVPVSCEYPTQNSTSSSTTAPTTTTTTNCNTTTITTTNIINCNSTTTTAANVASAAATATPISNTTTNTASTTPLLGANLTQPHHHHHHHHQQQQQQLHQLQQQQQLYLQNPSNTPSSASSSAQTHNQNNNTNTILNTNTNIPPPPPPIQSQLSINHNTTTTTTNNNNNTNTDISNSSYSAVSEMSANTNAINATTTTTTTTTASSSNKNSNLTFNNASINNYDNNNCSSNNNNSNKNSNSENNNNISNNNNNNSNSNNNNNCLSYINNNLNNSPSHKSSPYHPSSPTTTTTTNTNNASTDASDSNDPSETTGSATVDSKASGHSPPSTPLEGYYNSQHSSSSGVEACDQDMPVNESKASTLNENETQSSNKFNEGITTVNSVATASANTQVSFARSSSMHMNGASNSSLSSISPSKRDLNGHHDSLTPNGSASISTSLHNGYGSNSSIATQSTGILPTPPLPATSSVVTNAYQAQQNMQRLYQSYNAAAAAAAAAAATSSASSHYASAMSSYANSLPVSTITSTVPQAITVPSYTTATAYGYSAGYPVSSSASGYYADAAALAKEVAQKNYANAVKVANANANSLTGKPLTAAPAPAAYPSMTLNKSYMTAAAAHNTAVPSPSIMAQHAAFMQAHAAQQQAAAQMRSLNSLSSPAGLVSQVSTPVHSANPAAATASAAALLQRPPTAAASAAAAAASYMQAAQNAALMRGQPMTLQAAQAAQSQYAAQTQYAAQAQYAAHPQYAAAALQQQQQQQQQQQQQQAAYFFPSMMPGYPAFAAMGAMPTAATALPAGMTHAASAAQYAAAAATAANPAGSSSALVLNPFKKMKTS encoded by the exons GCAACAAATCCTTATTTGACTGGCATACCTGCTAACACATACAGTCCATATTTTGCCCCTGGTCATTTAGTGCCTGCCTTATTGGGACCCGATCCATCGGCCGTTGCATCACAATTGGGACCCGTGGTACCGCAAGCGGTCCAAGTGGCTCAACAGAAAATACCACGTTCCGATAGATTAGAG GTTTGCCGAGAGTTTGTACGCGGTGCTTGCAAACGTGCCGAATCTGAATGCCGTTTTGCACATCCGCAGGACACTGTGGCCCGACACGATGATGGTTCCATTACGGTGTGCATGGACGCCGTAAAAGGTAGATGCACACGTGATCCCTGCCGCTATTTTCATCCTCCCTTGCACCTACAGGCACAATTAAAAGCGGCGCATTCACGCGCCACCGCTGTTGCTGCAGCCGCTGCG ACTGCACCTGTTTCCGTTTCTGCTGCAACTTTGTCACatcaccaccaacaacaacaacatcatcttcaccaacaacaattacaacatcacctccaacaacaacaacaacaaacgactactaccaccaccaccaatacCCTAAACGGCTCTGCACTAATGgccacacaacaacaacagcagcagcaaccacaccatcagcaacaacaacagcaacaaacaaaTATGGCCAATGCAGCAGCAGCTGCTGCTGCAGCCAATGCTGCAGCTGTCGCGGCCATGTCCTTAGGCCAACAACATCCCCTAGAAGTGGGCAAGAAACGTGCCGCCGATACAGACATgtttcaattg ATGGATGTTAAAGCGGTTGGTTCATTTTACTATGAGAATTTC GCTTATTCTGGCATGGTACCCATCAAACGTCCTGCTGCTGAAAAATCTGGCATTCCTGTGTATCCTGGTGCGACCACATACCAACAGTTAATGCAATTGCAGCAGCCATTTGTACCAGTCTCATGTGAGTATCCAACTCAAAATAGCACAAGCTCTTCTACTACTGctcctactactactactactaccaatTGTAATACTACTACTATTACTACTACCAATATTATCAATTGTAattctactactactactgctgCTAATGTTGCTAGTGCTGCTGCTACAGCAACACCAATatcaaatacaacaacaaatacagCATCGACAACACCATTATTAGGTGCTAATTTAACACAAccccatcaccaccaccaccaccaccaccaacaacaacaacaacagttacaccaactacaacaacaacaacagctgtaTTTACAAAACCCATCCAATACACCATCATCCGCATCCTCTTCCGCCCAGACACACAACCagaacaacaacacaaacacTATTTTAAATACCAACACCAATAtccctccaccaccaccaccaatccAATCCCAGTTGTCCATTAAtcacaacaccaccaccactaccaccaacaacaacaacaacaccaacactgATATTAGTAATTCTAGTTATAGTGCAGTGTCAGAAATGTCGGCAAACACAAATGCTataaatgcaacaacaacaacaacaacgacaactacTGCTAGTAGTAGTAACAAAAATAGTAATTTGACCTTTAATAATGCTAGCATTAACAATTATGACAACAACAATTGTagtagtaacaacaacaacagcaacaagaacAGTAATAGtgagaacaacaacaatattagtaataataataataataacagcaacagcaacaacaataataattgtCTATCgtatattaataataatttaaacaaTAGCCCTAGTCATAAGTCAAGCCCCTACCATCCAAGTAGTCCTaccaccaccacaaccaccAACACCAATAATGCATCAACAGATGCCTCTGATTCTAATGATCCCTCAGAGACCACTGGCTCTGCCACCGTAGATTCTAAGGCCTCAGGCCATTCACCTCCCTCAACACCATTAGAGGGCTATTACAACAGTCAGCACAGTAGCTCATCTGGGGTCGAGGCCTGCGATCAGGATATGCCAGTTAATGAGAGCAAAGCCTCGACACTCAATGAAAATGAAACTCAGAGTAGCAATAAGTTCAATGAGGGCATTACTACAGTCAACTCTGTGGCCACTGCATCCGCCAATACCCAAGTTAGTTTTGCTCGTAGCTCCTCCATGCACATGAATGGCGCCAGCAATTCTTCACTCTCCTCCATTTCGCCCTCTAAAAGGGACTTGAATGGTCACCATGATTCGTTGACCCCAAATGGGTCCGCCTCCATTTCAACCTCCTTGCACAATGGTTATGGCTCGAATTCGAGCATTGCCACACAATCTACAGGCATTTTACCTACGCCTCCCTTGCCAGCCACCTCGTCGGTGGTAACCAATGCCTATCAGGCCCAACAGAATATGCAACGTTTGTATCAGTCATATAACGCTGCAGCAGCGGCGGCTGCAGCAGCTGCAGCTACTTCGTCGGCTTCATCGCATTACGCCTCGGCTATGAGCAGCTATGCCAACTCTTTGCCAGTTTCCACCATAACATCCACCGTACCCCAGGCTATCACAGTACCTTCGTATACCACAGCCACCGCCTATGGTTATAGTGCCGGCTATCCTGTCTCGAGCAGTGCCAGCGGCTATTATGCCGATGCCGCTGCTCTGGCCAAAGAAGTGGCTCAGAAGAACTATGCCAATGCTGTCAAGGTGGCCAATGCCAATGCCAATTCGCTGACAGGCAAGCCTTTGACAGCGGCCCCAGCTCCGGCCGCCTACCCAAGCATGACCTTGAATAAAAGCTATATGACAGCGGCGGCAGCTCATAATACAGCAGTGCCCTCTCCTTCGATAATGGCCCAACACGCTGCCTTTATGCAGGCCCATGCTGCACAACAGCAAGCGGCCGCACAAATGCGTTCGCTGAATAGCTTGTCCAGCCCGGCGGGGTTAGTTTCACAAGTGAGTACACCGGTGCATAGTGCAAATCCTGCTGCTGCTACCGCTAGTGCGGCTGCTCTTTTACAACGGCCTCCCACAGCGGCTGCTTcggccgctgctgctgctgctagctATATGCAGGCCGCCCAAAACGCCGCTCTAATGCGCGGGCAGCCGATGACCTTGCAAGCGGCCCAAGCTGCCCAGTCACAATATGCCGCCCAGACACAGTATGCCGCCCAAGCCCAATATGCCGCCCATCCTCAATATGCTGCTGCTGCcctgcaacaacagcaacaacaacaacaacagcagcagcaacaacaagctGCCTATTTCTTTCCTAGCATGATGCCCGGCTACCCAGCGTTCGCcgctatgggagctatgccaacAGCTGCCACCGCCCTACCAGCTGGCATGACTCATGCAGCCTCCGCCGCCCAATATGCAGCTGCAGCCGCAACAGCAGCCAATCCTGCCGGTTCCAGCAGCGCGCTAGTCCTGAATCCCTTCAAAAAGATGAAGACCTCTTAA
- the LOC106083996 gene encoding uncharacterized protein LOC106083996 isoform X4 — MYSAGRCNRDKPPCKYFHPPQHLKDQLLINGRNHLALKNALMQQMGIAPGQPVIPGQVPAVATNPYLTGIPANTYSPYFAPGHLVPALLGPDPSAVASQLGPVVPQAVQVAQQKIPRSDRLEVCREFVRGACKRAESECRFAHPQDTVARHDDGSITVCMDAVKGRCTRDPCRYFHPPLHLQAQLKAAHSRATAVAAAAATAPVSVSAATLSHHHQQQQHHLHQQQLQHHLQQQQQQTTTTTTTNTLNGSALMATQQQQQQQPHHQQQQQQQTNMANAAAAAAAANAAAVAAMSLGQQHPLEVGKKRAADTDMFQLMDVKAVGSFYYENFAYSGMVPIKRPAAEKSGIPVYPGATTYQQLMQLQQPFVPVSCEYPTQNSTSSSTTAPTTTTTTNCNTTTITTTNIINCNSTTTTAANVASAAATATPISNTTTNTASTTPLLGANLTQPHHHHHHHHQQQQQQLHQLQQQQQLYLQNPSNTPSSASSSAQTHNQNNNTNTILNTNTNIPPPPPPIQSQLSINHNTTTTTTNNNNNTNTDISNSSYSAVSEMSANTNAINATTTTTTTTTASSSNKNSNLTFNNASINNYDNNNCSSNNNNSNKNSNSENNNNISNNNNNNSNSNNNNNCLSYINNNLNNSPSHKSSPYHPSSPTTTTTTNTNNASTDASDSNDPSETTGSATVDSKASGHSPPSTPLEGYYNSQHSSSSGVEACDQDMPVNESKASTLNENETQSSNKFNEGITTVNSVATASANTQVSFARSSSMHMNGASNSSLSSISPSKRDLNGHHDSLTPNGSASISTSLHNGYGSNSSIATQSTGILPTPPLPATSSVVTNAYQAQQNMQRLYQSYNAAAAAAAAAAATSSASSHYASAMSSYANSLPVSTITSTVPQAITVPSYTTATAYGYSAGYPVSSSASGYYADAAALAKEVAQKNYANAVKVANANANSLTGKPLTAAPAPAAYPSMTLNKSYMTAAAAHNTAVPSPSIMAQHAAFMQAHAAQQQAAAQMRSLNSLSSPAGLVSQVSTPVHSANPAAATASAAALLQRPPTAAASAAAAAASYMQAAQNAALMRGQPMTLQAAQAAQSQYAAQTQYAAQAQYAAHPQYAAAALQQQQQQQQQQQQQQAAYFFPSMMPGYPAFAAMGAMPTAATALPAGMTHAASAAQYAAAAATAANPAGSSSALVLNPFKKMKTS; from the exons GCAACAAATCCTTATTTGACTGGCATACCTGCTAACACATACAGTCCATATTTTGCCCCTGGTCATTTAGTGCCTGCCTTATTGGGACCCGATCCATCGGCCGTTGCATCACAATTGGGACCCGTGGTACCGCAAGCGGTCCAAGTGGCTCAACAGAAAATACCACGTTCCGATAGATTAGAG GTTTGCCGAGAGTTTGTACGCGGTGCTTGCAAACGTGCCGAATCTGAATGCCGTTTTGCACATCCGCAGGACACTGTGGCCCGACACGATGATGGTTCCATTACGGTGTGCATGGACGCCGTAAAAGGTAGATGCACACGTGATCCCTGCCGCTATTTTCATCCTCCCTTGCACCTACAGGCACAATTAAAAGCGGCGCATTCACGCGCCACCGCTGTTGCTGCAGCCGCTGCG ACTGCACCTGTTTCCGTTTCTGCTGCAACTTTGTCACatcaccaccaacaacaacaacatcatcttcaccaacaacaattacaacatcacctccaacaacaacaacaacaaacgactactaccaccaccaccaatacCCTAAACGGCTCTGCACTAATGgccacacaacaacaacagcagcagcaaccacaccatcagcaacaacaacagcaacaaacaaaTATGGCCAATGCAGCAGCAGCTGCTGCTGCAGCCAATGCTGCAGCTGTCGCGGCCATGTCCTTAGGCCAACAACATCCCCTAGAAGTGGGCAAGAAACGTGCCGCCGATACAGACATgtttcaattg ATGGATGTTAAAGCGGTTGGTTCATTTTACTATGAGAATTTC GCTTATTCTGGCATGGTACCCATCAAACGTCCTGCTGCTGAAAAATCTGGCATTCCTGTGTATCCTGGTGCGACCACATACCAACAGTTAATGCAATTGCAGCAGCCATTTGTACCAGTCTCATGTGAGTATCCAACTCAAAATAGCACAAGCTCTTCTACTACTGctcctactactactactactaccaatTGTAATACTACTACTATTACTACTACCAATATTATCAATTGTAattctactactactactgctgCTAATGTTGCTAGTGCTGCTGCTACAGCAACACCAATatcaaatacaacaacaaatacagCATCGACAACACCATTATTAGGTGCTAATTTAACACAAccccatcaccaccaccaccaccaccaccaacaacaacaacaacagttacaccaactacaacaacaacaacagctgtaTTTACAAAACCCATCCAATACACCATCATCCGCATCCTCTTCCGCCCAGACACACAACCagaacaacaacacaaacacTATTTTAAATACCAACACCAATAtccctccaccaccaccaccaatccAATCCCAGTTGTCCATTAAtcacaacaccaccaccactaccaccaacaacaacaacaacaccaacactgATATTAGTAATTCTAGTTATAGTGCAGTGTCAGAAATGTCGGCAAACACAAATGCTataaatgcaacaacaacaacaacaacgacaactacTGCTAGTAGTAGTAACAAAAATAGTAATTTGACCTTTAATAATGCTAGCATTAACAATTATGACAACAACAATTGTagtagtaacaacaacaacagcaacaagaacAGTAATAGtgagaacaacaacaatattagtaataataataataataacagcaacagcaacaacaataataattgtCTATCgtatattaataataatttaaacaaTAGCCCTAGTCATAAGTCAAGCCCCTACCATCCAAGTAGTCCTaccaccaccacaaccaccAACACCAATAATGCATCAACAGATGCCTCTGATTCTAATGATCCCTCAGAGACCACTGGCTCTGCCACCGTAGATTCTAAGGCCTCAGGCCATTCACCTCCCTCAACACCATTAGAGGGCTATTACAACAGTCAGCACAGTAGCTCATCTGGGGTCGAGGCCTGCGATCAGGATATGCCAGTTAATGAGAGCAAAGCCTCGACACTCAATGAAAATGAAACTCAGAGTAGCAATAAGTTCAATGAGGGCATTACTACAGTCAACTCTGTGGCCACTGCATCCGCCAATACCCAAGTTAGTTTTGCTCGTAGCTCCTCCATGCACATGAATGGCGCCAGCAATTCTTCACTCTCCTCCATTTCGCCCTCTAAAAGGGACTTGAATGGTCACCATGATTCGTTGACCCCAAATGGGTCCGCCTCCATTTCAACCTCCTTGCACAATGGTTATGGCTCGAATTCGAGCATTGCCACACAATCTACAGGCATTTTACCTACGCCTCCCTTGCCAGCCACCTCGTCGGTGGTAACCAATGCCTATCAGGCCCAACAGAATATGCAACGTTTGTATCAGTCATATAACGCTGCAGCAGCGGCGGCTGCAGCAGCTGCAGCTACTTCGTCGGCTTCATCGCATTACGCCTCGGCTATGAGCAGCTATGCCAACTCTTTGCCAGTTTCCACCATAACATCCACCGTACCCCAGGCTATCACAGTACCTTCGTATACCACAGCCACCGCCTATGGTTATAGTGCCGGCTATCCTGTCTCGAGCAGTGCCAGCGGCTATTATGCCGATGCCGCTGCTCTGGCCAAAGAAGTGGCTCAGAAGAACTATGCCAATGCTGTCAAGGTGGCCAATGCCAATGCCAATTCGCTGACAGGCAAGCCTTTGACAGCGGCCCCAGCTCCGGCCGCCTACCCAAGCATGACCTTGAATAAAAGCTATATGACAGCGGCGGCAGCTCATAATACAGCAGTGCCCTCTCCTTCGATAATGGCCCAACACGCTGCCTTTATGCAGGCCCATGCTGCACAACAGCAAGCGGCCGCACAAATGCGTTCGCTGAATAGCTTGTCCAGCCCGGCGGGGTTAGTTTCACAAGTGAGTACACCGGTGCATAGTGCAAATCCTGCTGCTGCTACCGCTAGTGCGGCTGCTCTTTTACAACGGCCTCCCACAGCGGCTGCTTcggccgctgctgctgctgctagctATATGCAGGCCGCCCAAAACGCCGCTCTAATGCGCGGGCAGCCGATGACCTTGCAAGCGGCCCAAGCTGCCCAGTCACAATATGCCGCCCAGACACAGTATGCCGCCCAAGCCCAATATGCCGCCCATCCTCAATATGCTGCTGCTGCcctgcaacaacagcaacaacaacaacaacagcagcagcaacaacaagctGCCTATTTCTTTCCTAGCATGATGCCCGGCTACCCAGCGTTCGCcgctatgggagctatgccaacAGCTGCCACCGCCCTACCAGCTGGCATGACTCATGCAGCCTCCGCCGCCCAATATGCAGCTGCAGCCGCAACAGCAGCCAATCCTGCCGGTTCCAGCAGCGCGCTAGTCCTGAATCCCTTCAAAAAGATGAAGACCTCTTAA
- the LOC106083996 gene encoding uncharacterized protein LOC106083996 isoform X5 → MNKGRCNRDKPPCKYFHPPQHLKDQLLINGRNHLALKNALMQQMGIAPGQPVIPGQVPAVATNPYLTGIPANTYSPYFAPGHLVPALLGPDPSAVASQLGPVVPQAVQVAQQKIPRSDRLEVCREFVRGACKRAESECRFAHPQDTVARHDDGSITVCMDAVKGRCTRDPCRYFHPPLHLQAQLKAAHSRATAVAAAAATAPVSVSAATLSHHHQQQQHHLHQQQLQHHLQQQQQQTTTTTTTNTLNGSALMATQQQQQQQPHHQQQQQQQTNMANAAAAAAAANAAAVAAMSLGQQHPLEVGKKRAADTDMFQLMDVKAVGSFYYENFAYSGMVPIKRPAAEKSGIPVYPGATTYQQLMQLQQPFVPVSCEYPTQNSTSSSTTAPTTTTTTNCNTTTITTTNIINCNSTTTTAANVASAAATATPISNTTTNTASTTPLLGANLTQPHHHHHHHHQQQQQQLHQLQQQQQLYLQNPSNTPSSASSSAQTHNQNNNTNTILNTNTNIPPPPPPIQSQLSINHNTTTTTTNNNNNTNTDISNSSYSAVSEMSANTNAINATTTTTTTTTASSSNKNSNLTFNNASINNYDNNNCSSNNNNSNKNSNSENNNNISNNNNNNSNSNNNNNCLSYINNNLNNSPSHKSSPYHPSSPTTTTTTNTNNASTDASDSNDPSETTGSATVDSKASGHSPPSTPLEGYYNSQHSSSSGVEACDQDMPVNESKASTLNENETQSSNKFNEGITTVNSVATASANTQVSFARSSSMHMNGASNSSLSSISPSKRDLNGHHDSLTPNGSASISTSLHNGYGSNSSIATQSTGILPTPPLPATSSVVTNAYQAQQNMQRLYQSYNAAAAAAAAAAATSSASSHYASAMSSYANSLPVSTITSTVPQAITVPSYTTATAYGYSAGYPVSSSASGYYADAAALAKEVAQKNYANAVKVANANANSLTGKPLTAAPAPAAYPSMTLNKSYMTAAAAHNTAVPSPSIMAQHAAFMQAHAAQQQAAAQMRSLNSLSSPAGLVSQVSTPVHSANPAAATASAAALLQRPPTAAASAAAAAASYMQAAQNAALMRGQPMTLQAAQAAQSQYAAQTQYAAQAQYAAHPQYAAAALQQQQQQQQQQQQQQAAYFFPSMMPGYPAFAAMGAMPTAATALPAGMTHAASAAQYAAAAATAANPAGSSSALVLNPFKKMKTS, encoded by the exons GCAACAAATCCTTATTTGACTGGCATACCTGCTAACACATACAGTCCATATTTTGCCCCTGGTCATTTAGTGCCTGCCTTATTGGGACCCGATCCATCGGCCGTTGCATCACAATTGGGACCCGTGGTACCGCAAGCGGTCCAAGTGGCTCAACAGAAAATACCACGTTCCGATAGATTAGAG GTTTGCCGAGAGTTTGTACGCGGTGCTTGCAAACGTGCCGAATCTGAATGCCGTTTTGCACATCCGCAGGACACTGTGGCCCGACACGATGATGGTTCCATTACGGTGTGCATGGACGCCGTAAAAGGTAGATGCACACGTGATCCCTGCCGCTATTTTCATCCTCCCTTGCACCTACAGGCACAATTAAAAGCGGCGCATTCACGCGCCACCGCTGTTGCTGCAGCCGCTGCG ACTGCACCTGTTTCCGTTTCTGCTGCAACTTTGTCACatcaccaccaacaacaacaacatcatcttcaccaacaacaattacaacatcacctccaacaacaacaacaacaaacgactactaccaccaccaccaatacCCTAAACGGCTCTGCACTAATGgccacacaacaacaacagcagcagcaaccacaccatcagcaacaacaacagcaacaaacaaaTATGGCCAATGCAGCAGCAGCTGCTGCTGCAGCCAATGCTGCAGCTGTCGCGGCCATGTCCTTAGGCCAACAACATCCCCTAGAAGTGGGCAAGAAACGTGCCGCCGATACAGACATgtttcaattg ATGGATGTTAAAGCGGTTGGTTCATTTTACTATGAGAATTTC GCTTATTCTGGCATGGTACCCATCAAACGTCCTGCTGCTGAAAAATCTGGCATTCCTGTGTATCCTGGTGCGACCACATACCAACAGTTAATGCAATTGCAGCAGCCATTTGTACCAGTCTCATGTGAGTATCCAACTCAAAATAGCACAAGCTCTTCTACTACTGctcctactactactactactaccaatTGTAATACTACTACTATTACTACTACCAATATTATCAATTGTAattctactactactactgctgCTAATGTTGCTAGTGCTGCTGCTACAGCAACACCAATatcaaatacaacaacaaatacagCATCGACAACACCATTATTAGGTGCTAATTTAACACAAccccatcaccaccaccaccaccaccaccaacaacaacaacaacagttacaccaactacaacaacaacaacagctgtaTTTACAAAACCCATCCAATACACCATCATCCGCATCCTCTTCCGCCCAGACACACAACCagaacaacaacacaaacacTATTTTAAATACCAACACCAATAtccctccaccaccaccaccaatccAATCCCAGTTGTCCATTAAtcacaacaccaccaccactaccaccaacaacaacaacaacaccaacactgATATTAGTAATTCTAGTTATAGTGCAGTGTCAGAAATGTCGGCAAACACAAATGCTataaatgcaacaacaacaacaacaacgacaactacTGCTAGTAGTAGTAACAAAAATAGTAATTTGACCTTTAATAATGCTAGCATTAACAATTATGACAACAACAATTGTagtagtaacaacaacaacagcaacaagaacAGTAATAGtgagaacaacaacaatattagtaataataataataataacagcaacagcaacaacaataataattgtCTATCgtatattaataataatttaaacaaTAGCCCTAGTCATAAGTCAAGCCCCTACCATCCAAGTAGTCCTaccaccaccacaaccaccAACACCAATAATGCATCAACAGATGCCTCTGATTCTAATGATCCCTCAGAGACCACTGGCTCTGCCACCGTAGATTCTAAGGCCTCAGGCCATTCACCTCCCTCAACACCATTAGAGGGCTATTACAACAGTCAGCACAGTAGCTCATCTGGGGTCGAGGCCTGCGATCAGGATATGCCAGTTAATGAGAGCAAAGCCTCGACACTCAATGAAAATGAAACTCAGAGTAGCAATAAGTTCAATGAGGGCATTACTACAGTCAACTCTGTGGCCACTGCATCCGCCAATACCCAAGTTAGTTTTGCTCGTAGCTCCTCCATGCACATGAATGGCGCCAGCAATTCTTCACTCTCCTCCATTTCGCCCTCTAAAAGGGACTTGAATGGTCACCATGATTCGTTGACCCCAAATGGGTCCGCCTCCATTTCAACCTCCTTGCACAATGGTTATGGCTCGAATTCGAGCATTGCCACACAATCTACAGGCATTTTACCTACGCCTCCCTTGCCAGCCACCTCGTCGGTGGTAACCAATGCCTATCAGGCCCAACAGAATATGCAACGTTTGTATCAGTCATATAACGCTGCAGCAGCGGCGGCTGCAGCAGCTGCAGCTACTTCGTCGGCTTCATCGCATTACGCCTCGGCTATGAGCAGCTATGCCAACTCTTTGCCAGTTTCCACCATAACATCCACCGTACCCCAGGCTATCACAGTACCTTCGTATACCACAGCCACCGCCTATGGTTATAGTGCCGGCTATCCTGTCTCGAGCAGTGCCAGCGGCTATTATGCCGATGCCGCTGCTCTGGCCAAAGAAGTGGCTCAGAAGAACTATGCCAATGCTGTCAAGGTGGCCAATGCCAATGCCAATTCGCTGACAGGCAAGCCTTTGACAGCGGCCCCAGCTCCGGCCGCCTACCCAAGCATGACCTTGAATAAAAGCTATATGACAGCGGCGGCAGCTCATAATACAGCAGTGCCCTCTCCTTCGATAATGGCCCAACACGCTGCCTTTATGCAGGCCCATGCTGCACAACAGCAAGCGGCCGCACAAATGCGTTCGCTGAATAGCTTGTCCAGCCCGGCGGGGTTAGTTTCACAAGTGAGTACACCGGTGCATAGTGCAAATCCTGCTGCTGCTACCGCTAGTGCGGCTGCTCTTTTACAACGGCCTCCCACAGCGGCTGCTTcggccgctgctgctgctgctagctATATGCAGGCCGCCCAAAACGCCGCTCTAATGCGCGGGCAGCCGATGACCTTGCAAGCGGCCCAAGCTGCCCAGTCACAATATGCCGCCCAGACACAGTATGCCGCCCAAGCCCAATATGCCGCCCATCCTCAATATGCTGCTGCTGCcctgcaacaacagcaacaacaacaacaacagcagcagcaacaacaagctGCCTATTTCTTTCCTAGCATGATGCCCGGCTACCCAGCGTTCGCcgctatgggagctatgccaacAGCTGCCACCGCCCTACCAGCTGGCATGACTCATGCAGCCTCCGCCGCCCAATATGCAGCTGCAGCCGCAACAGCAGCCAATCCTGCCGGTTCCAGCAGCGCGCTAGTCCTGAATCCCTTCAAAAAGATGAAGACCTCTTAA